Proteins from a genomic interval of Triticum urartu cultivar G1812 unplaced genomic scaffold, Tu2.1 TuUngrouped_contig_6893, whole genome shotgun sequence:
- the LOC125531230 gene encoding stress-response A/B barrel domain-containing protein HS1-like — protein sequence MAEAAGSGGVVKHLVLARFKEEATPEALDQLIRRYAGLVDAVPSMKTFHWGTDVTVLDTHEGFTHVFESTFESAEGVKEYIAHPSHVEFVDEFLALAEKMLIMDYKQAATN from the exons ATGGCCGAGGCTGCGGGGAGCGGCGGCGTGGTGAAGCACCTCGTGCTCGCGCGGTTCAAGGAGGAGGCGACGCCCGAGGCGCTGGACCAGCTCATCCGCCGCTACGCCGGCCTCGTCGACGCCGTCCCCTCCATGAAGACGTTTCACTG GGGAACTGATGTGACCGTACTGGACACGCACGAAGGATTCACGCACGTCTTCGAGTCCACTTTTGAAAGCGCAGAGGGAGTCAAGGAGTACATTGCACACCCATCGCATGTAGAGTTTGTAGATGAATTCTTGGCTTTGGCGGAGAAGATGCTAATAATGGATTACAAGCAGGCAGCTACCAATTAG